Proteins encoded by one window of Coriobacteriia bacterium:
- a CDS encoding peptidylprolyl isomerase, with translation MRTFRGIAAIFFAVALVLGAAGCDSDKGVVARVNGEDITQVQFDRYYEQVITQMGGELDEETALQYKQQLLSLLIESELVTQEAEELGADLSPEAVDAGISELMGGETDMTVIEQQVVAAGLTMDDLRDSVRDQLARDYLAVIAAEETSVTTMPETYSLLSHILVSDEALATDLRAQIVAGGDFAALASANSSDTASAMDGGSLGWAPFSDYVPQFAEAAETLEVGAVSEPVRSDYGWHIILKVDEYAEGEPIADAPDSLRTLMTDSSTNLALQEYINKLREEADIEYVDETLKPVE, from the coding sequence GTCGCGCTCGTGCTTGGAGCAGCAGGCTGTGACAGCGACAAGGGCGTCGTCGCCCGTGTGAACGGTGAGGACATCACGCAGGTGCAGTTCGACCGGTACTACGAGCAGGTCATCACCCAGATGGGCGGCGAGCTCGACGAGGAGACGGCCCTGCAGTACAAGCAGCAGCTCCTCAGCCTGCTCATCGAATCCGAACTGGTCACCCAGGAGGCCGAGGAGCTCGGCGCCGACCTTTCGCCGGAGGCGGTCGACGCGGGCATCTCCGAACTCATGGGCGGGGAGACCGACATGACCGTCATCGAGCAGCAGGTCGTTGCAGCGGGCCTGACGATGGATGACCTGCGCGACAGCGTCCGTGATCAGCTCGCGCGGGACTACCTCGCGGTCATCGCCGCCGAGGAGACCAGCGTGACTACGATGCCCGAGACCTACTCGCTGTTGTCGCACATCCTCGTCAGCGATGAGGCCCTAGCCACCGACCTACGCGCGCAAATCGTCGCGGGCGGCGACTTCGCCGCACTCGCGTCGGCCAACTCGTCCGACACCGCGAGCGCCATGGACGGCGGCAGCCTCGGCTGGGCGCCGTTCAGCGATTACGTGCCGCAGTTCGCTGAGGCCGCCGAGACGCTCGAGGTGGGCGCGGTGAGCGAGCCGGTCCGTTCCGACTACGGCTGGCACATCATCCTGAAAGTCGACGAGTACGCCGAGGGCGAGCCGATCGCGGACGCCCCGGACAGCCTCAGGACGCTCATGACCGACAGCAGCACGAACCTTGCGCTCCAGGAGTACATCAACAAGCTCCGCGAGGAAGCCGACATCGAGTACGTGGACGAGACCCTCAAACCCGTCGAGTAG
- the mazG gene encoding nucleoside triphosphate pyrophosphohydrolase, with the protein MGTIAIVGLEQDATGAVDGRVADRLLAADVVIVPSATGASVALVASLGIEPVTFGDLGLDERAPADQVVEALLERSRDQNVALAVFGYPFVREGLMSGILARNRRGVDIYPVVSPLQVLLLALDLDATADLEIIDAGSLSGAARTRDAHLIVTGVDNPILARVVAEQLRDRYAPDHTVVISAALDSGGFDLAPLTVDELSRVESVDRQSAVYVPPVRIAAPGGFAELVRIIGLLRAPDGCPWDREQTHASLAPHLIEEAYEGAAAAESGDDPALADELGDVLLQVVLHAQIGAEEGAFTIDDVIAGIITKIRRRHPHIFGTVTAETTDEVTRNWDAIKREEKPQHGVLGEVPDALPSLMRAQKISRRAAGVGFEWEDIDGVWAKVHEEIDELKATEHGTPEAEDELGDLLFTVVNVARKMGVDAEAALRRTCEKFSGRFEDMEAAAAAASTPLEDLQLDEWEQLWAKAKQKESAATRGPAE; encoded by the coding sequence GTGGGCACGATCGCGATCGTCGGTCTCGAACAGGACGCCACCGGGGCGGTGGACGGCCGTGTGGCCGATCGCCTGCTGGCCGCTGATGTCGTCATCGTCCCGTCGGCCACGGGCGCCTCTGTGGCCCTCGTGGCCTCGCTTGGCATCGAGCCGGTCACCTTTGGCGACCTCGGGCTCGACGAGCGTGCACCTGCCGATCAGGTCGTAGAGGCCCTGCTCGAACGCTCGCGTGATCAGAACGTGGCGCTTGCGGTATTCGGCTATCCGTTCGTGCGTGAAGGCCTCATGTCCGGCATCCTCGCCCGGAACCGTCGCGGCGTGGACATCTATCCGGTCGTCTCACCCCTGCAGGTGCTCCTGCTGGCGCTCGACCTGGACGCCACGGCCGACCTCGAGATCATCGACGCGGGGAGTCTGAGTGGCGCCGCGCGTACGCGGGATGCGCACCTGATCGTCACCGGCGTGGACAACCCGATTCTTGCGCGCGTCGTGGCCGAGCAGCTGCGGGACCGCTACGCGCCCGATCACACGGTCGTGATCTCGGCGGCGCTCGATAGCGGAGGGTTCGACCTCGCGCCCCTCACGGTAGACGAGCTGTCGCGCGTCGAGAGCGTCGACCGCCAATCCGCAGTCTACGTCCCGCCGGTGCGCATCGCGGCGCCGGGCGGCTTCGCCGAGCTCGTGCGCATCATCGGCCTCCTGCGGGCGCCCGACGGGTGCCCGTGGGACCGCGAGCAGACGCATGCGAGCCTTGCGCCGCATCTGATCGAGGAGGCGTACGAGGGCGCCGCAGCTGCGGAGTCCGGCGATGACCCGGCACTCGCCGATGAGCTCGGCGACGTGCTGCTGCAGGTGGTCCTGCACGCGCAGATCGGCGCCGAGGAAGGCGCGTTCACCATCGATGACGTGATAGCAGGCATCATCACGAAGATCCGTCGCCGACACCCGCACATCTTCGGCACGGTGACCGCAGAGACCACAGACGAGGTGACGCGCAACTGGGACGCCATCAAGCGCGAGGAGAAGCCGCAGCACGGCGTCCTCGGCGAGGTGCCCGACGCGCTGCCCTCGCTCATGCGAGCTCAGAAGATCTCGCGACGCGCGGCCGGTGTGGGCTTCGAGTGGGAGGACATCGACGGCGTGTGGGCGAAGGTCCACGAGGAGATCGACGAGCTCAAGGCCACCGAGCACGGTACGCCCGAGGCGGAAGACGAACTCGGCGACCTGCTCTTCACGGTCGTGAACGTGGCGCGCAAGATGGGCGTGGATGCCGAGGCCGCCCTGCGTCGCACGTGCGAGAAGTTCTCCGGGCGTTTCGAGGACATGGAAGCCGCGGCTGCGGCGGCCAGCACGCCGCTCGAAGACCTGCAGCTCGACGAGTGGGAGCAGCTGTGGGCGAAGGCAAAGCAGAAGGAATCGGCCGCAACGCGCGGCCCTGCCGAGTGA
- the eno gene encoding phosphopyruvate hydratase → MSYITDITAREILDSRGNPTVEVEVVLDDGSWGRAAVPSGASTGAFEAVELRDGDSARYLGKGVLGAVQNINDIIAPEVIGMEATDQRAVDEFLIELDGTPNKGRLGANAILGVSLAVAKAAAESCELTLYSYIGGCNASMIPVPMMNILNGGVHADNNVDLQEFMIMPVGASTFAEGLRMCTEIYHTLKTVLHERNLGTGVGDEGGFAPNLKSNEEALQVISEAVTAAGYTLGEQIMFALDPASTEFYDAERCVYVLAGEGRELSSAEMVEFYAGLADRYPIISLEDGMAEDDWEGWKLLTERIGDKVQLVGDDLFVTNTERLARGIDLGVANSILIKLNQIGTLTETLECIQMAHRAGYTTVISHRSGETEDTTIADVAVAVNAGQIKTGAPARSDRVAKYNQLLRIEDELCGSAVYPGMFAFSNIDR, encoded by the coding sequence ATGAGCTACATCACCGACATCACCGCACGTGAGATCCTCGATTCGCGCGGCAACCCCACCGTTGAGGTGGAGGTTGTCCTGGACGACGGGAGCTGGGGCCGCGCGGCGGTGCCGAGCGGCGCGTCGACCGGCGCGTTCGAGGCGGTCGAGCTGCGCGATGGCGACTCGGCACGCTACTTGGGCAAGGGCGTGCTCGGCGCAGTGCAGAACATCAACGACATCATCGCGCCCGAGGTCATCGGCATGGAGGCGACCGACCAGCGCGCGGTCGACGAGTTCCTCATCGAGCTCGACGGCACGCCGAACAAGGGTCGCCTGGGCGCCAACGCCATCCTCGGCGTGTCGCTTGCCGTGGCCAAGGCGGCAGCCGAGAGTTGCGAACTCACGCTGTACAGCTACATCGGTGGCTGCAACGCGAGCATGATCCCCGTGCCGATGATGAACATCCTGAATGGCGGCGTGCACGCCGACAACAACGTGGACCTGCAGGAGTTCATGATCATGCCGGTGGGCGCCTCGACCTTCGCCGAAGGCCTGAGGATGTGCACCGAGATCTATCACACCCTCAAGACGGTGCTGCACGAGCGCAACCTCGGCACTGGTGTGGGCGACGAGGGCGGCTTTGCGCCCAACCTCAAGAGCAACGAGGAAGCGCTCCAGGTCATCTCCGAGGCCGTTACCGCCGCCGGCTACACCCTCGGCGAGCAGATCATGTTTGCGCTCGATCCGGCATCGACCGAGTTCTATGACGCCGAGCGCTGCGTGTACGTGCTCGCCGGCGAGGGACGCGAGCTTTCGAGCGCCGAGATGGTGGAGTTCTACGCCGGCCTCGCGGACCGCTACCCGATCATCTCGCTCGAGGACGGCATGGCCGAGGACGACTGGGAGGGCTGGAAGCTGCTGACCGAGCGCATCGGCGACAAGGTGCAGCTCGTGGGCGACGACCTCTTTGTCACCAACACCGAGCGGCTTGCCCGCGGCATCGACCTGGGCGTCGCGAACTCCATCCTCATCAAGCTCAACCAGATCGGCACCCTTACCGAGACGCTCGAATGCATCCAGATGGCGCACCGTGCCGGCTACACCACGGTGATCTCGCATCGATCGGGCGAGACTGAGGACACGACGATCGCCGATGTGGCTGTCGCGGTGAACGCCGGGCAGATCAAGACCGGCGCGCCGGCCAGAAGCGACCGTGTGGCGAAGTACAACCAGCTGCTGCGTATCGAAGACGAGCTCTGCGGCTCGGCGGTCTATCCGGGTATGTTCGCGTTCAGCAACATCGACCGGTAG
- the pyk gene encoding pyruvate kinase: MRRTKLIATLGPATDGPGVLDDLVAAGLDVARLNSSHADRPQLERQLAAVRTAAGRAGRHVAVMLDLGGAKLRLGDVAPGTVLAPGQTFELRGADAPGDATGASVSHTALADDVAEGDRVLIDDGRIELAVAGTAAAVVHTTVRVGGALSSRKGVNVPGVHLGVDGITARDLELLAWALDAGVDIVAQSFVRSAEDVVRLRAAMGERIIPIVAKIEKHEAMDALDAIVEAADGVMVARGDLGVELPLEEVPAAQRRIVAAARTAGRPVVVATQMLESMTESRRPTRAEASDVANAIFDAVDAVMLSGETAVGLHPVHVLETMERIVRAAEEVAVEHPWTPRPGASDDVAAAVSRAVRDLAESLDLAAIVTVTQSGATARAVAARRPRVPVLAATPDEAVARRLALVWGVHPTVIGTYESIDEMIEAASAAVRDTGLAAPGDLIAVTGGVAVHVAGSTNLIQVHRV, from the coding sequence GTGAGACGCACGAAGCTCATCGCCACGCTTGGACCGGCGACCGACGGGCCGGGAGTGCTGGACGACCTCGTGGCCGCCGGACTCGATGTCGCGCGGCTCAACAGCTCTCACGCCGACCGTCCGCAGCTCGAGCGGCAACTCGCCGCCGTGCGCACTGCAGCCGGTCGCGCCGGGCGACACGTCGCGGTGATGCTCGACCTGGGCGGGGCGAAGCTTCGGCTCGGGGACGTGGCTCCCGGCACTGTGTTGGCTCCCGGCCAGACATTCGAGCTCCGGGGTGCTGACGCGCCCGGGGACGCCACCGGCGCGAGCGTGAGCCACACCGCCCTGGCGGACGACGTGGCCGAGGGCGACCGCGTGCTCATCGACGACGGCCGGATCGAACTCGCGGTGGCCGGCACTGCCGCCGCTGTAGTGCACACGACCGTGCGTGTCGGCGGCGCGCTCTCCAGCCGCAAGGGTGTGAACGTACCGGGCGTACACCTCGGCGTGGACGGCATCACCGCCCGGGACCTTGAACTCCTCGCCTGGGCGCTCGATGCGGGCGTCGACATAGTTGCGCAGTCGTTCGTGCGTTCGGCCGAAGACGTCGTCCGGCTGCGGGCTGCGATGGGGGAGCGCATCATCCCTATCGTGGCGAAGATCGAGAAGCACGAGGCGATGGACGCGCTCGACGCGATCGTCGAGGCCGCCGACGGCGTGATGGTCGCTCGCGGCGACCTCGGGGTCGAGCTGCCACTCGAGGAGGTTCCCGCCGCGCAGCGTCGGATCGTGGCGGCAGCGCGCACCGCAGGCCGCCCCGTGGTCGTGGCTACACAGATGCTCGAGTCGATGACCGAGTCGCGCCGTCCCACCCGGGCCGAGGCCTCGGACGTGGCGAACGCCATCTTCGACGCTGTCGATGCCGTGATGCTCTCGGGCGAGACCGCCGTGGGCCTCCATCCGGTGCACGTGCTGGAGACGATGGAGCGCATCGTCCGCGCTGCCGAGGAGGTGGCGGTCGAGCACCCCTGGACTCCCCGGCCCGGTGCCTCGGACGACGTTGCTGCCGCGGTGAGCCGTGCAGTACGCGATCTGGCAGAGAGCCTGGATCTTGCGGCCATCGTGACGGTCACGCAGTCGGGAGCCACCGCGCGGGCTGTCGCCGCGCGCCGTCCCCGCGTGCCGGTGCTCGCGGCCACGCCGGATGAGGCGGTGGCGCGCCGCCTTGCGCTCGTCTGGGGCGTGCATCCGACGGTGATCGGCACCTACGAGAGCATCGATGAGATGATCGAAGCGGCCTCCGCCGCCGTGCGCGACACGGGCCTCGCCGCGCCCGGAGACCTCATCGCGGTGACCGGCGGTGTGGCGGTCCATGTTGCCGGTTCGACCAATCTCATCCAGGTCCACCGCGTCTGA
- a CDS encoding septum formation initiator family protein: protein MVIVAIALAAWWVYPTFRLQYEHEHEVETLEGELEELKSRNGELREDVEELKTPEGVEQLARDSLGLVKPGEQAYVVTGGVATETTATVSPEGGGPEFWERALNALFGLD, encoded by the coding sequence ATGGTGATCGTCGCGATCGCGCTTGCGGCATGGTGGGTCTATCCGACCTTCCGCCTCCAGTACGAGCATGAGCATGAGGTCGAGACGCTCGAAGGCGAACTCGAGGAGCTGAAATCGCGGAACGGCGAGCTCCGCGAAGACGTCGAGGAGCTCAAGACGCCCGAAGGTGTCGAGCAGCTGGCGCGCGACAGCCTGGGCCTGGTGAAGCCCGGCGAGCAGGCGTACGTGGTCACCGGTGGCGTCGCGACCGAGACCACGGCGACCGTCTCCCCCGAAGGCGGCGGGCCGGAGTTCTGGGAGCGGGCGCTCAACGCGCTGTTCGGCCTCGACTGA
- a CDS encoding DUF501 domain-containing protein: MDDAAVVAWQLGRTPRGPWRAASRCSFGFPTTIVTVPVTGSGEPFPTLYYLTCPHLVAAVGRLESDGLMEVLRAELASDRSLTARLLDADESYRKARAREGGGVDPQPNVGIAGQRDPCAVKCLHAHTAALLAGIADPLGEVVLKKLSAECADRRCEEAT, encoded by the coding sequence ATGGACGACGCCGCCGTTGTGGCGTGGCAGCTGGGCCGGACGCCTCGCGGTCCGTGGCGCGCCGCCTCACGGTGCTCGTTCGGCTTTCCGACCACGATCGTCACCGTTCCGGTCACCGGCTCGGGCGAGCCGTTCCCGACACTCTACTATCTGACCTGCCCGCACCTGGTGGCCGCGGTCGGCCGCCTCGAGTCGGACGGACTCATGGAGGTGCTGCGGGCGGAACTTGCGTCGGACCGATCGCTCACCGCGCGCCTGCTCGATGCCGATGAATCCTATCGGAAGGCGCGCGCACGCGAGGGCGGCGGCGTCGACCCGCAGCCGAACGTGGGGATCGCGGGCCAGCGCGACCCGTGCGCCGTCAAGTGTCTGCACGCCCACACGGCGGCGCTGCTTGCAGGTATTGCCGACCCGCTTGGCGAAGTGGTGCTGAAGAAGCTGAGCGCCGAGTGCGCAGACCGGCGATGCGAGGAGGCCACGTGA